A part of Methanorbis furvi genomic DNA contains:
- a CDS encoding GNAT family N-acetyltransferase, which produces MQPSDMTEFAIHPVTTSEDIHSTAELANEIWTEHYVPIIGKEQTRYMIETFQSAAAIRNQIEEENYQYYLLKVGSANAGYISIRPEPENHAMFLSKFYVEKNFRGRGFSRTALQFIEEICRREGLTTIYLTVNKQNYSSLSVYEKLGFVRARELVTDIGNGYAMDDYVMEKYL; this is translated from the coding sequence ATTCATCCGGTGACAACGAGTGAGGATATCCACAGCACAGCAGAGCTTGCTAACGAAATCTGGACCGAACATTATGTTCCAATCATCGGAAAGGAACAGACCAGGTATATGATTGAAACATTTCAGTCAGCTGCAGCCATCCGCAACCAGATCGAAGAAGAAAATTATCAGTATTATCTGCTCAAAGTTGGCTCTGCGAATGCAGGCTACATCAGCATCCGTCCGGAGCCCGAGAATCACGCAATGTTTCTCAGCAAATTTTATGTCGAAAAAAATTTCCGGGGCCGCGGGTTTTCAAGGACTGCTCTGCAGTTCATCGAAGAGATCTGCCGGCGCGAAGGTCTTACGACGATTTATCTCACCGTCAACAAACAAAATTATTCCTCGCTTAGCGTTTACGAAAAACTTGGGTTCGTCCGCGCCCGCGAGTTGGTGACTGATATCGGGAACGGCTACGCGATGGATGATTATGTGATGGAAAAATATCTCTGA
- the cgi121 gene encoding KEOPS complex subunit Cgi121 has product MMEKSLEIYSAEAVVDDVAAALSLVNAAAKTANAVIVLFDAEKITGPNHIRSAVMHAERSFASGKPVARTLSMEILLYASGQRQCSFAPQFGLHLEKNYLYVAVLGGDFAKARDLLLDVAVPKDHQMTANVSVLMELFGITAEEIEVVGVERIEELVLERVAMMDAYK; this is encoded by the coding sequence ATGATGGAAAAAAGTTTGGAGATCTATTCAGCAGAGGCGGTGGTGGATGATGTTGCCGCAGCCCTTTCACTGGTGAACGCGGCGGCGAAAACTGCGAACGCAGTTATCGTACTGTTTGATGCGGAAAAAATTACCGGGCCAAACCATATCCGCTCTGCTGTGATGCATGCAGAACGATCATTTGCTTCGGGAAAGCCGGTTGCGAGAACTTTATCGATGGAGATTTTGTTGTATGCATCCGGCCAGCGCCAGTGTTCGTTTGCTCCGCAGTTTGGTCTGCATCTTGAAAAAAATTATTTGTATGTTGCAGTCCTTGGCGGAGATTTTGCAAAGGCAAGAGATCTGCTGTTGGATGTTGCGGTGCCAAAGGATCATCAGATGACAGCAAACGTTTCAGTGCTGATGGAACTTTTCGGGATCACTGCTGAAGAGATCGAGGTTGTCGGTGTTGAACGAATTGAGGAGCTGGTGCTTGAACGGGTTGCAATGATGGATGCGTACAAGTAA
- a CDS encoding ATP-dependent DNA helicase, translating to MKIDSLPIPISLRTKYSALGITELYPPQAKCVEAGLFTRKNQLVAIPTASGKTLVAEMAMQKEISDGGKCLYIVPLKALAAEKYEDFSGKEVKVGIATGDPDQRDEYLGRYDIIVATSEKTDSLLRNRAEWLKRVSLLVVDEIHLIGDPSRGATLEMVIAKLRYQNPNLQIIGLSATMGNPEELADWLNAALVTSEWRPVDLREGVYYNGAIHFHGSERIVQTPKKDDDLNLLLDTADEGGQCLVFVSSRRSAEAYAKRAAVVLKKKSEALDLYAEKIAKADTTPSGKVLANSVKNGAAFHHAGLPRAAREAVEEGFRKGEIQVIASTPTLAAGLNLPARRVIIRDYQRYEAGVGMNPIPVMEYRQMAGRAGRPRLDPYGEAVLIAKDRDAVDALFESFIDAPAENITSQCQKENELRNHLLALIATGFAKNRAELDGFMEKSFYASQKAVHRRLDRNIGKALSYLIGSGMVTEEVGGELLGTSFGILASRLYLDPETASLIRDVLEKQETFSAFGMLHLLCMTPDMFRFYLKASDEKLVDEVFSERGDELWCEELSEEFFAAVKTALVAEAWCEEVPEEVICENFGVGAGDIHAVVENLRWLMHASARIAHEFAPRFDRDVRDLEIRVENGVKAELLPLIALRGIGRVRARRLFDRGITTPEDLLSAEPKDVVGILGAVLAKNVLEQAAKKIGRVLDEVPLPEEEVVPAKASETKPQRTLFDFGE from the coding sequence ATGAAAATAGACTCACTTCCCATTCCAATTTCCTTGCGCACGAAGTATTCGGCTCTGGGAATCACCGAACTGTATCCGCCTCAGGCGAAGTGCGTAGAGGCGGGTCTGTTTACTCGAAAAAACCAGCTGGTGGCAATTCCTACCGCGTCCGGCAAGACACTTGTCGCAGAAATGGCGATGCAGAAGGAAATTTCAGACGGCGGAAAATGTCTCTATATCGTTCCCCTGAAAGCCCTTGCCGCAGAAAAATATGAAGATTTTTCAGGAAAAGAAGTAAAAGTCGGTATCGCGACAGGGGATCCTGATCAGCGCGACGAATATCTGGGCCGCTATGACATCATCGTCGCGACGTCGGAGAAGACCGACTCACTGCTTCGCAACCGCGCCGAGTGGCTGAAACGCGTTTCTCTCCTCGTGGTGGACGAAATTCATCTGATCGGCGACCCTTCCCGAGGGGCAACGCTTGAGATGGTGATAGCAAAACTGCGGTACCAGAATCCGAACCTTCAGATCATCGGCCTCTCGGCAACGATGGGTAACCCTGAAGAACTCGCAGACTGGCTGAACGCCGCGCTCGTCACGAGCGAGTGGCGGCCGGTGGATCTCCGTGAGGGCGTCTACTATAATGGTGCGATTCATTTCCATGGCTCGGAGAGAATCGTGCAGACGCCGAAAAAAGATGATGACCTGAATCTTTTACTGGACACGGCCGATGAAGGCGGCCAGTGTCTGGTGTTTGTTTCATCCCGCCGCTCGGCAGAAGCTTATGCGAAGCGGGCAGCAGTTGTGCTGAAGAAAAAGTCCGAAGCTCTTGATTTGTATGCGGAAAAAATTGCAAAAGCAGACACTACCCCTTCAGGAAAAGTTCTGGCAAACTCGGTGAAAAACGGCGCAGCGTTTCATCACGCAGGCCTTCCCCGTGCTGCCCGTGAAGCAGTGGAAGAGGGTTTTCGGAAAGGAGAGATTCAGGTTATTGCATCAACCCCGACGCTTGCGGCCGGCCTGAACCTGCCGGCAAGGCGCGTCATCATCCGCGACTATCAGCGCTACGAGGCAGGAGTCGGTATGAACCCGATTCCTGTGATGGAGTACCGGCAGATGGCAGGCCGAGCGGGACGGCCGAGGCTCGATCCATACGGAGAAGCGGTTTTGATCGCAAAGGACCGCGACGCTGTGGACGCGCTGTTTGAAAGTTTCATCGATGCGCCGGCAGAGAACATCACGTCCCAGTGTCAGAAGGAGAATGAACTGCGTAATCATCTGCTCGCATTAATTGCGACAGGTTTTGCAAAAAATCGTGCAGAGCTTGACGGGTTTATGGAGAAGTCCTTCTATGCAAGTCAGAAGGCGGTGCATCGGCGCTTGGATAGAAATATCGGCAAGGCGCTCTCTTATCTGATCGGGTCAGGCATGGTAACTGAAGAGGTGGGCGGCGAGCTGCTTGGAACCTCGTTTGGAATTCTTGCGTCGCGCCTCTATCTGGATCCTGAGACTGCGTCATTAATTCGCGACGTTCTTGAGAAACAGGAGACCTTTTCTGCGTTTGGGATGTTGCATCTCCTGTGCATGACGCCTGATATGTTCAGATTTTATCTGAAGGCTTCTGATGAAAAACTGGTGGATGAGGTGTTCTCTGAGCGCGGCGATGAGTTGTGGTGCGAGGAGTTGTCCGAGGAGTTTTTTGCAGCCGTGAAGACAGCACTCGTTGCTGAGGCATGGTGCGAGGAGGTACCTGAGGAGGTTATCTGCGAAAACTTCGGCGTGGGTGCCGGGGACATTCATGCGGTGGTGGAAAATCTTCGGTGGCTGATGCATGCGTCAGCCAGAATTGCGCATGAGTTTGCGCCTCGGTTCGATAGAGACGTCCGGGACTTGGAGATACGGGTTGAAAACGGTGTGAAGGCAGAGCTTCTGCCGCTGATCGCGCTTCGGGGAATCGGCCGCGTCCGTGCGAGGAGATTATTCGACCGGGGCATCACCACGCCTGAGGATCTGCTCTCAGCAGAGCCAAAGGATGTTGTCGGAATTCTTGGCGCGGTGCTTGCGAAAAATGTTCTTGAGCAGGCGGCAAAAAAAATTGGAAGAGTGTTAGACGAAGTCCCCCTTCCCGAGGAGGAGGTTGTCCCTGCGAAAGCGAGTGAGACAAAACCGCAGAGGACGTTGTTTGATTTTGGAGAGTGA
- a CDS encoding KH domain-containing protein, producing MTQELKIPNDRIGAIIGKNGDTRKHLEKILNVTLEVDSKDGIVVIENEEDALAEIRSMEIIKAIGRGFSPDRAKKLLEDDDMILDLIDISDDADTPQKLARVRGRIIGRDGKAREQIENMTGTFVSVYGKTIGIIGMPDQVSDAHSAVLMLISGADHNAVFSFLDRKKKEAKINVISYYY from the coding sequence ATGACCCAGGAACTCAAGATCCCCAACGACCGTATCGGAGCAATCATTGGAAAAAACGGCGATACCAGAAAACATCTGGAAAAAATACTGAACGTCACCCTTGAAGTCGACAGCAAAGACGGAATCGTCGTAATCGAAAATGAAGAGGACGCACTCGCCGAGATCAGATCAATGGAGATCATCAAAGCAATCGGCCGTGGATTTTCTCCTGACCGTGCCAAAAAACTTCTCGAAGACGATGACATGATCCTTGACTTAATCGACATCTCTGACGATGCAGACACGCCGCAGAAACTTGCCCGCGTCCGTGGAAGAATCATCGGCCGCGACGGAAAAGCCCGCGAACAGATCGAAAACATGACCGGAACGTTCGTCTCGGTCTACGGAAAAACGATCGGCATCATCGGTATGCCTGATCAGGTGAGCGATGCCCACAGCGCAGTCCTCATGCTGATCAGCGGCGCGGATCACAACGCTGTCTTCAGTTTCCTTGACCGCAAGAAGAAGGAAGCAAAGATCAATGTGATAAGCTACTACTACTAA
- a CDS encoding serine protein kinase RIO, whose protein sequence is MKSTPKSRDHHHENLDRIEKLDRKLAELGVRIKDEDSRKVTDEVFDETTLLALYKLVNKKVITSLGGSISTGKEANVFSAGKTNEDGKEIGAAVKIYRLRTGNFTTMSDYILGDPRFSNIRRTHKDIIFAWTKKEYSNLSRTREAGLPCPEPYAFDRNILIMQFLGEGIIPYPQMRQLLPKTPEETYEEALGLIRDLYQKARLIHGDLSEYNILTGPNGLILIDMAQAVTPEHPKAYNFLFRDIKNINRFFASKCKTTDEHELFRSIVGEEFFEI, encoded by the coding sequence ATGAAATCAACACCGAAATCACGTGATCATCACCACGAAAATCTGGATAGAATCGAAAAACTCGACCGGAAGCTTGCCGAGCTCGGCGTCCGTATCAAAGACGAAGACTCGCGCAAAGTCACCGACGAAGTGTTCGACGAGACCACTCTTCTTGCCCTTTACAAACTGGTGAACAAAAAAGTCATCACCTCACTTGGCGGATCCATCTCCACCGGAAAAGAGGCGAACGTATTTTCTGCCGGAAAAACAAACGAAGACGGAAAAGAAATCGGCGCAGCAGTCAAGATCTACCGTCTCCGGACCGGCAACTTCACCACCATGAGCGATTACATCCTTGGCGACCCCAGATTTTCCAACATCCGCAGAACCCACAAAGACATCATCTTCGCATGGACCAAAAAAGAGTACAGCAACCTCTCCCGGACACGCGAAGCAGGTCTCCCCTGCCCGGAACCCTACGCATTTGACCGCAACATTCTGATCATGCAGTTCCTTGGAGAAGGCATCATCCCCTACCCCCAGATGCGTCAGCTTCTGCCAAAAACTCCGGAAGAGACCTACGAAGAAGCTCTCGGCCTCATCCGTGACCTCTACCAGAAAGCCCGTCTCATTCACGGAGACCTCTCAGAGTACAACATCCTGACAGGACCGAACGGTCTCATCCTCATCGACATGGCCCAGGCCGTAACCCCGGAACACCCGAAAGCCTACAACTTTCTATTCCGCGACATTAAGAACATCAACAGGTTTTTTGCATCAAAATGCAAAACAACCGATGAACATGAACTCTTCCGCAGCATAGTCGGAGAAGAATTTTTCGAGATATAA
- a CDS encoding MmcQ/YjbR family DNA-binding protein, translating into MEIDEIFENRKIIPERLLSFGFVRQNDGYHYAAPLLDGRFQMSVIISEQGKVYTEVIDTVSEYAYVLHRVAEAEGEFVGRVRDEYESVLAAINNACFERDVFKSSMAKKVISHVRETYGDELEFLWNRFPENAVFRRQDTEKWYAALLRIPKRKLGIDDDELIEIIDLRIISEEIPSLIDNKKYFPGYHMNKKHWFTICLDGSVPAEEIFCRIEESYRLAKK; encoded by the coding sequence ATGGAGATCGACGAAATTTTTGAAAATCGAAAAATAATTCCGGAACGCCTCCTCTCCTTCGGGTTTGTCCGGCAGAATGACGGCTACCACTACGCAGCTCCTCTTCTTGACGGACGATTTCAGATGTCCGTCATCATATCTGAACAGGGAAAAGTTTACACCGAAGTGATTGATACCGTCTCAGAGTATGCGTACGTTCTGCATCGCGTCGCTGAGGCTGAAGGAGAGTTTGTCGGACGGGTGCGGGATGAATACGAGAGCGTCCTCGCCGCTATCAATAATGCCTGCTTCGAGCGTGATGTGTTCAAAAGCAGCATGGCAAAGAAAGTTATTAGCCATGTCCGCGAGACCTACGGGGACGAGCTTGAGTTTTTATGGAACAGGTTTCCGGAAAATGCGGTGTTTCGAAGGCAGGACACCGAAAAATGGTATGCGGCCCTGCTCAGGATACCGAAAAGAAAACTCGGCATTGACGATGACGAGCTGATTGAGATCATCGACCTGCGAATCATTTCTGAGGAAATTCCCTCTCTCATCGATAACAAAAAATATTTTCCCGGATATCATATGAACAAAAAACACTGGTTCACAATATGTCTTGATGGCTCCGTTCCTGCTGAAGAAATATTTTGCAGGATAGAGGAGAGTTATCGGTTGGCAAAAAAATAG
- a CDS encoding tyrosine--tRNA ligase, with product MDAYELVTRNTAEIVTEDELRQLLNKPTKRVYTGYEPSGEIHLGHLVTINKLMDMKEAGFDVVVLIANLHAYLNRKGTFEQIKELAEYNKACIEACGLKGAEFVLGTDVQLTPKYQTEVLTLCQEITLNRATRSMDEVGRAMDNPMVSQMVYPVMQVVDIPTLNVDAAVGGIDQRKIHMLAREHLPSLGYKPPVCIHTPIVNGLDGQKMSSSKGNVVSVADSPEEIKKKMKKAFCPPETEGNPILQVFQYNIFPRMSEVVIRRPEKFGGNSEYQSYAELEAAYAAGKIHPMDLKAACGDSLTELLADAYAYVQSYKNKA from the coding sequence ATGGACGCATACGAACTCGTCACCCGTAACACGGCGGAGATCGTCACTGAAGACGAACTCCGGCAATTGTTGAACAAACCAACAAAGCGGGTCTATACCGGGTATGAACCCAGCGGCGAGATTCACCTCGGTCACCTGGTGACCATCAATAAACTGATGGATATGAAAGAAGCAGGGTTTGACGTCGTGGTCTTGATCGCAAACCTGCACGCATATCTGAACCGGAAGGGAACCTTTGAACAGATAAAAGAGCTTGCCGAGTACAACAAGGCATGCATTGAGGCATGCGGTCTGAAAGGAGCAGAGTTTGTGCTTGGGACAGATGTTCAGCTGACGCCCAAATATCAGACCGAAGTTCTCACACTCTGTCAGGAGATAACCCTGAACCGTGCGACCCGAAGTATGGATGAGGTCGGTCGGGCAATGGACAACCCGATGGTTTCGCAGATGGTGTATCCGGTTATGCAGGTTGTTGACATCCCGACCCTCAACGTTGATGCGGCGGTTGGCGGAATTGATCAGAGAAAAATTCACATGCTTGCACGCGAGCATCTGCCAAGCCTTGGCTACAAACCTCCGGTCTGTATTCACACACCGATTGTGAACGGACTCGACGGTCAGAAGATGTCCTCTTCAAAAGGCAATGTCGTCTCGGTCGCAGACTCTCCTGAGGAGATCAAGAAGAAGATGAAGAAGGCATTCTGCCCGCCGGAGACGGAAGGAAACCCGATTCTCCAGGTGTTCCAGTACAATATTTTCCCGCGGATGTCTGAGGTTGTCATCCGCCGCCCGGAAAAGTTCGGCGGAAACTCTGAGTACCAGAGCTATGCAGAACTTGAAGCAGCATATGCGGCAGGAAAAATCCACCCGATGGATCTCAAAGCCGCATGCGGCGACTCTTTAACAGAGTTACTCGCAGATGCATATGCCTACGTGCAGAGCTACAAAAACAAAGCATAA
- a CDS encoding winged helix-turn-helix domain-containing protein — protein sequence MEDVLAAELREEIRSLRAELRRYIAAETSDNNSALEAFRKNSAEMLIKGELEHAKKTLEAQAENCSAKDKCLPQFSKTYETLLKSLKTGSISAEEITKIRREYENAQKMCSNENCTGCLAEADRLFAAQTKLLKSAGVYAGDSVAEQIQELSDDAVVAWIGEPLANVVRVKILKSLASEPKAFADLAKLTGLRGGNLLFHLEKLTSSGMILQKGERKDYAITSRGRELLHAAAVLIEKIG from the coding sequence ATGGAAGACGTTTTGGCTGCCGAACTTCGCGAAGAGATCAGATCGCTCAGAGCCGAACTTCGCAGATATATTGCCGCAGAAACCTCTGACAACAATTCAGCACTGGAAGCGTTTAGAAAAAATTCTGCTGAGATGCTGATCAAAGGCGAACTTGAGCATGCGAAAAAAACTCTTGAGGCCCAGGCAGAAAACTGTTCTGCAAAGGACAAATGTCTGCCCCAGTTTTCCAAAACCTATGAAACACTTCTAAAAAGTCTGAAGACCGGCTCGATCTCTGCTGAAGAGATAACAAAGATCCGCCGCGAGTACGAAAATGCCCAGAAAATGTGCAGCAACGAAAACTGCACCGGATGTCTTGCAGAAGCAGATAGACTGTTTGCGGCCCAGACAAAACTGCTGAAAAGTGCCGGAGTCTATGCCGGAGACAGTGTCGCCGAACAGATTCAGGAACTCTCTGACGACGCGGTCGTTGCATGGATTGGCGAGCCGCTCGCAAATGTCGTCCGCGTAAAAATTCTCAAGTCCCTTGCAAGCGAGCCGAAAGCCTTTGCAGATCTTGCAAAACTCACCGGACTTCGCGGAGGAAATTTATTGTTTCACTTAGAAAAGCTGACATCATCCGGCATGATCCTGCAGAAGGGAGAGCGCAAAGACTACGCTATCACCTCAAGAGGGCGGGAACTGCTGCATGCAGCAGCTGTTCTCATCGAAAAAATCGGATAA
- a CDS encoding pyridoxamine 5'-phosphate oxidase family protein, translated as MTNEAMEFMKKNPVLYLATVDESGNPKVRPFMFMLEKDGKPYFCTSNKKPMYAQMKNHPNIEITTASPEFAWIRISAKISFSNDLEIKKAVIASSPLVKGIYQTAENPEFAIFTLADATAVIADFSGNPPKTYRL; from the coding sequence ATGACAAACGAAGCAATGGAATTTATGAAGAAAAACCCGGTCCTCTATCTTGCAACTGTTGACGAATCCGGCAACCCGAAAGTCAGACCATTCATGTTCATGCTGGAGAAGGATGGAAAACCCTACTTCTGCACCTCGAACAAAAAACCGATGTATGCACAGATGAAAAATCATCCAAACATTGAGATAACAACCGCGTCCCCTGAGTTTGCCTGGATAAGAATTTCTGCGAAGATCTCGTTTTCCAATGATCTTGAGATCAAAAAAGCGGTCATTGCATCAAGCCCTCTCGTGAAAGGCATCTATCAGACCGCAGAAAACCCGGAGTTTGCAATCTTTACTCTTGCGGATGCAACCGCAGTCATCGCAGACTTCTCCGGCAATCCGCCAAAGACTTACCGTCTTTGA
- a CDS encoding cation-transporting P-type ATPase, which yields MDKLDFSSGQSWYSLSVSDTESRLATSLEQGLSLSEAEERRKTFGGNVLQNEEKPSFIRVFLRQYRDYMQIILLAAAALSLYVGNVSTALLLFALTLLNAILGIRSERQAADSVAALKKMMKTTTRCLRDGALITLAIEELVPGDVVEFESGDIVPADGRIVYSAALEIEESALTGESQPVPKEIAVLSSGDMPIGDQANMGFMNTVVTRGKGKMIVTGTGMNTEVGKIAGMLREVKEEKTPLTKKIDQLSIAVAIIAAIALILLISIGLYHGESFDDLFTLGIALAVAAVPTGLPVVMTLMLSVGTMDLAKRGAIVKRLPSVETLGSTSAICSDKTGTLTMNQMTAREIVVAGRTLTVTGEGYYPNGQIQHVGGAPIASLDPILLPMVLCSDATVSDGKLVGDPTEGALVILAEKGGLNTAATRAEYPRIAEVPFDSEYKFMATFHAMTDPNTGKEIVRCYVKGAPDVLVSRGVSYIDTNTTVSPLAGSESAILAANDDLAKKGLRVMMIAYRDFDPATFDSSSVTPESIRDLTIVAMVGIIDPPRSEVKDAIATCKTAGIRVRMITGDHGTTAGAIAGQLGISGKVITGAEMSAMSDEQLRASIDDIGVVARVAPEHKVRLVQTLKEKGDIVAMTGDGVNDAPALKAADIGVAMGITGTEVSKESAEMILTDDNFATIVTAVRQGRVLYDNMLKFIRFQMANLMAYILLFLFAALFVGAYTGIFAPVQTLFISYFVTVPVGMALCYDTAAPGIMTKKPRPKNERIMSGWFTVRMILVGIYWGAAPLAGYIWIESTGGTPEQAIAMTMITFILLHIPFTANLRFPDASIFTREFLTNRTLFIMFLVVIAWAVILTEIGFMQSLFGTAALGEQAWFVAIMIAVVALFLGEAGKAIARRVLKRSPAGAATPA from the coding sequence ATGGATAAACTGGATTTTTCCTCCGGACAGTCCTGGTACTCCCTGTCTGTTTCGGATACCGAGAGCCGTCTTGCAACCTCTCTTGAGCAGGGCCTTTCCCTTTCCGAGGCAGAGGAGCGCAGGAAAACATTTGGCGGCAATGTACTGCAAAATGAGGAGAAGCCAAGTTTCATCAGGGTTTTTCTTCGCCAGTACCGCGACTACATGCAGATAATTCTGCTCGCAGCAGCAGCCCTGAGTCTGTATGTCGGCAACGTCAGCACCGCGTTGCTTTTATTTGCCTTAACACTGCTGAACGCCATTCTTGGCATTCGTTCCGAACGCCAGGCCGCAGACAGTGTTGCGGCGCTGAAAAAAATGATGAAGACCACCACCCGCTGTCTTCGTGACGGCGCGTTGATAACGCTTGCAATCGAAGAGCTCGTCCCGGGCGATGTGGTGGAGTTTGAAAGCGGCGACATCGTTCCTGCCGACGGCAGAATTGTTTACTCAGCAGCTCTTGAAATCGAAGAGTCGGCCCTGACCGGTGAGAGCCAGCCGGTTCCAAAAGAGATAGCCGTTCTCTCCTCTGGCGATATGCCGATCGGTGATCAGGCCAACATGGGATTCATGAACACGGTCGTGACCCGCGGCAAAGGAAAAATGATCGTGACCGGCACTGGCATGAACACCGAAGTCGGAAAAATTGCCGGCATGCTTCGCGAGGTCAAAGAGGAAAAGACTCCGCTGACAAAAAAGATCGATCAGCTCAGCATCGCGGTTGCAATCATTGCAGCCATTGCGCTCATTCTTCTGATAAGTATCGGCCTTTACCATGGCGAGTCGTTTGATGATCTCTTCACGCTCGGCATTGCGCTTGCGGTCGCGGCAGTACCGACCGGCCTTCCTGTCGTGATGACGCTGATGCTCTCGGTCGGCACGATGGACCTCGCCAAACGCGGAGCAATTGTGAAGCGTTTACCTTCTGTTGAAACGCTCGGCTCAACCTCTGCCATATGTTCCGACAAAACAGGAACCCTGACGATGAACCAGATGACCGCAAGAGAAATTGTCGTCGCGGGCCGCACGCTGACGGTCACCGGCGAAGGATACTATCCGAACGGTCAGATTCAGCATGTTGGCGGCGCCCCGATCGCCTCACTTGACCCGATTCTTCTGCCGATGGTTCTCTGTTCTGACGCGACAGTATCGGATGGAAAACTCGTCGGCGATCCAACCGAAGGGGCTCTCGTGATTCTTGCGGAGAAGGGAGGCCTCAACACCGCAGCAACCCGGGCCGAGTACCCGCGAATTGCTGAAGTTCCGTTTGACTCCGAGTACAAGTTCATGGCAACGTTTCACGCAATGACCGACCCGAACACCGGCAAAGAGATCGTCCGGTGTTATGTCAAAGGTGCGCCTGACGTCCTTGTTTCCCGCGGTGTCTCCTATATTGATACGAATACAACCGTCTCCCCCCTTGCCGGATCCGAGTCCGCGATTCTTGCGGCAAACGATGATCTGGCGAAAAAAGGTCTGCGGGTGATGATGATAGCCTACCGCGACTTTGATCCGGCCACGTTTGATTCTTCTTCAGTTACGCCTGAAAGCATCCGCGATCTCACGATTGTTGCGATGGTCGGCATTATTGATCCGCCGCGTTCTGAGGTGAAGGATGCAATTGCCACCTGTAAGACCGCGGGCATCCGGGTCAGAATGATCACAGGCGATCACGGAACAACTGCCGGAGCGATTGCCGGCCAGCTTGGCATCTCCGGAAAAGTGATCACTGGTGCTGAGATGTCTGCGATGTCGGATGAACAGCTCCGCGCTTCGATCGATGATATCGGCGTTGTTGCCCGCGTCGCGCCGGAACACAAAGTGCGGCTTGTGCAGACCCTCAAAGAAAAAGGCGATATCGTTGCGATGACCGGTGACGGCGTCAATGATGCTCCGGCGCTGAAGGCCGCAGACATCGGTGTTGCGATGGGAATTACCGGAACCGAAGTGTCAAAGGAGTCTGCCGAGATGATTCTGACCGACGACAACTTTGCAACGATTGTAACAGCCGTTCGTCAGGGACGTGTTCTCTATGATAATATGCTGAAGTTCATCAGATTCCAGATGGCAAATCTGATGGCCTACATTCTTCTGTTTCTGTTTGCCGCGCTTTTTGTCGGCGCCTACACAGGAATTTTTGCGCCGGTACAGACGCTTTTTATCAGCTACTTTGTTACGGTCCCGGTCGGTATGGCACTGTGTTATGATACGGCAGCTCCGGGAATTATGACGAAAAAGCCGCGACCGAAGAATGAGCGGATCATGTCAGGATGGTTTACCGTGCGGATGATCCTCGTCGGTATTTACTGGGGAGCGGCTCCCCTTGCAGGATATATCTGGATTGAGTCAACCGGCGGAACGCCCGAGCAGGCGATTGCGATGACGATGATTACGTTCATCCTTCTGCACATTCCGTTCACGGCAAACCTCCGGTTCCCGGACGCGAGTATCTTCACCCGCGAGTTTCTGACGAATCGTACTCTCTTCATCATGTTTCTGGTGGTGATTGCCTGGGCGGTGATTCTCACTGAGATCGGATTCATGCAGAGTCTGTTCGGCACTGCGGCGCTGGGCGAGCAGGCATGGTTTGTTGCTATTATGATAGCCGTCGTTGCTCTGTTTCTGGGCGAGGCAGGAAAGGCGATTGCGAGGAGGGTGCTGAAACGATCTCCTGCCGGGGCTGCGACTCCGGCATGA